Proteins from one Thioflavicoccus mobilis 8321 genomic window:
- a CDS encoding TRAP transporter large permease — MTTATLFALLFGCLLIGMPIALALGFSSIVTVLLFSNDSLASIALKLFESLSAHYTLLAIPFFILSSQFLSTGGVAKRLIRFAVAVVGHIKGGLAMASVLACMLFAAVSGSSPATVAAVGTIVITGMVRSGYPKSFAAGVTTNAGTLGILIPPSIVMLVYAAATEVSAARMFMAGFIPGLMMGGLLMLAIYIVARIKGLPSQPWSGLREVASAALSASGGILLVVIVLGSIYGGVASPTEAAAVSAVYAFLVAVIGYRDIGPLKGVPWRRAGEDALATLVRDAWQVTLALPKCIADPEVRKVVLDASRVSIMLLFIIANAMLFAHVLTTERIPHQIAETIVGWGLPPWMFLVVVNVLLLAAGNFMEPSAILLIMAPILFPIATQLGIDPIHLGIIMVVNMEIGMLTPPVGLNLFVTAGITGEGMGWVIRAVLPWMLLLLLFLILITYIPQISLFLPEYLDSLRGYR, encoded by the coding sequence ATGACCACGGCGACCCTGTTCGCGTTGCTGTTCGGCTGCCTGCTCATCGGCATGCCGATCGCCCTGGCGCTGGGCTTCTCGAGCATCGTCACCGTCCTGCTGTTCTCGAACGACTCGCTGGCTTCGATCGCGCTGAAGCTGTTCGAGTCCCTGTCCGCCCATTACACGCTGCTGGCGATCCCGTTCTTCATCCTATCGTCCCAGTTCCTCTCGACCGGCGGGGTCGCCAAGCGGCTGATCCGCTTCGCCGTTGCCGTCGTCGGTCACATCAAGGGCGGGCTGGCGATGGCCTCGGTGCTGGCCTGCATGCTGTTCGCCGCCGTGTCCGGTTCGTCGCCGGCGACGGTGGCGGCCGTCGGCACCATCGTCATCACCGGCATGGTTCGCTCGGGCTATCCGAAGTCGTTCGCGGCCGGCGTCACCACCAACGCCGGCACCCTCGGTATCCTGATCCCGCCGTCGATCGTGATGCTCGTCTATGCCGCGGCGACCGAGGTCTCGGCGGCGCGCATGTTCATGGCCGGTTTCATCCCGGGTCTGATGATGGGCGGGTTGCTGATGCTCGCGATCTACATCGTCGCCCGCATCAAAGGGCTGCCGTCGCAGCCCTGGTCGGGCCTGCGCGAGGTCGCGAGCGCAGCGCTCAGTGCCTCGGGCGGCATCCTGCTCGTCGTCATCGTGCTGGGATCGATCTACGGCGGTGTCGCGAGCCCGACCGAGGCGGCGGCCGTCTCGGCGGTCTACGCCTTCCTAGTCGCCGTCATCGGCTATCGCGACATCGGCCCACTCAAGGGCGTTCCTTGGCGCCGGGCCGGCGAAGACGCCTTGGCGACGCTGGTGCGCGACGCCTGGCAGGTAACCCTCGCGCTGCCGAAGTGCATCGCGGACCCGGAGGTCCGCAAGGTCGTGCTCGATGCGAGTCGGGTCAGCATCATGCTGCTCTTCATCATCGCCAACGCGATGCTGTTCGCCCATGTCCTGACCACTGAGCGGATCCCGCACCAGATCGCCGAGACCATCGTCGGCTGGGGTCTCCCGCCCTGGATGTTCCTGGTCGTCGTCAATGTCCTGCTGCTCGCGGCCGGCAACTTCATGGAACCCTCGGCGATCCTGCTGATCATGGCGCCGATCCTGTTCCCGATCGCGACCCAGCTCGGCATCGACCCGATTCACCTCGGCATCATCATGGTCGTCAACATGGAGATCGGCATGTTGACGCCACCGGTCGGACTGAACCTTTTCGTCACCGCCGGCATCACGGGAGAGGGCATGGGCTGGGTCATCCGCGCGGTGCTGCCGTGGATGCTCTTGTTGCTGCTGTTCCTGATCCTCATCACTTACATCCCGCAGATCTCGCTATTCCTGCCGGAATACCTCGACAGCCTGCGCGGTTATCGCTGA
- a CDS encoding TRAP transporter small permease has protein sequence MLLRLLDRVEEAIISLLLVAMTLLVVWEVILRFGFGSGLDWGHEATLYLSAWFVLFGVSYGLKVGAHIGVDAFLRLLPPLGQRLLTGLAVLLSLGYCGLFIYGSWVYLAKMEMIGIELQDIPVQRWLADSILLVGLVFLSIRLLSLLWQVATGRARGFRRSDEAQEGLHLAEGLKRDDSVP, from the coding sequence ATGTTGCTGAGGCTCTTGGACAGGGTCGAGGAGGCGATCATCTCGCTGCTCCTCGTGGCCATGACGCTGCTCGTGGTCTGGGAGGTGATCCTGCGCTTCGGCTTCGGCTCGGGGCTCGACTGGGGACACGAGGCGACGCTCTATCTGTCCGCCTGGTTCGTCCTCTTCGGCGTCTCCTACGGGCTCAAGGTCGGCGCTCACATCGGTGTAGACGCCTTCTTGCGGCTCCTGCCGCCGCTCGGCCAGCGACTATTGACGGGCCTCGCGGTGCTCCTCTCCCTCGGTTACTGCGGACTCTTCATCTATGGCAGCTGGGTCTATCTGGCCAAGATGGAGATGATCGGCATCGAGCTCCAGGACATTCCCGTCCAGCGCTGGCTCGCCGACTCGATCCTGCTGGTCGGGCTCGTCTTCCTCTCGATCCGACTGCTGTCGCTGCTGTGGCAGGTGGCGACGGGTCGCGCCCGAGGCTTTCGGCGTAGCGACGAGGCGCAAGAGGGCCTGCATCTCGCTGAAGGGCTCAAGCGTGACGACTCGGTCCCATGA
- a CDS encoding TRAP transporter substrate-binding protein has protein sequence MKMNWLLMTAGLAATAIAASIPALADDPILIKFAHVVAENTPKGLMAERFKELVAEKTGGDVVVQVFPNSQLFGDDKVLEAMLLGDVQLAAPTLSKFGRYTEVLELYDLPFLFEDLDAVERFQQSPLGQEMLHSVEGKGLIGLGYLHNGMKQLSASKPLRTPEDAAGLTFRIMSSEVLEAQFEALDAAPIKKSFSEVFMLLQTNAVDGQENTWSNIYSKKFYEVQPYITESNHGLLDYMVVTSAEFWNGLPDETREQVAEALDEALAYGNQIARDKAIEDKRKIAESGRTEIIELSDAERAQWVEAMKPVWQQFEGQIGRERIEAAYSANRP, from the coding sequence ATGAAGATGAACTGGCTTCTGATGACGGCGGGCTTGGCCGCGACCGCGATTGCGGCGAGCATTCCGGCGCTGGCCGATGACCCGATCTTGATCAAATTCGCGCACGTCGTCGCCGAGAACACGCCGAAGGGCCTGATGGCCGAGCGATTCAAGGAACTCGTGGCCGAGAAGACCGGCGGCGACGTGGTCGTTCAGGTCTTTCCGAACTCGCAGCTCTTCGGCGATGACAAGGTGCTGGAGGCGATGCTGCTCGGCGACGTGCAACTCGCCGCGCCGACACTCTCGAAGTTCGGCCGCTACACCGAGGTCCTCGAGCTCTACGACCTGCCGTTCCTCTTCGAGGATCTCGACGCCGTCGAACGCTTCCAGCAGAGCCCGTTGGGCCAAGAGATGCTCCACTCGGTCGAGGGCAAGGGATTGATCGGGCTCGGTTATCTCCACAACGGCATGAAGCAGCTCTCGGCGAGCAAGCCGCTGCGCACCCCCGAGGACGCGGCCGGGCTCACCTTCCGGATCATGTCCTCCGAGGTCCTCGAGGCCCAATTCGAGGCGCTCGATGCGGCACCGATCAAGAAGTCGTTCTCCGAGGTCTTCATGCTCTTGCAGACCAACGCCGTTGACGGCCAGGAGAACACCTGGTCGAACATCTACTCGAAGAAATTCTACGAGGTGCAGCCCTACATCACCGAGTCGAACCACGGCCTGCTCGACTACATGGTCGTGACCTCGGCCGAGTTCTGGAACGGGCTCCCGGACGAGACGCGCGAGCAGGTCGCGGAGGCGCTCGACGAGGCGCTGGCCTATGGCAACCAGATTGCCCGCGACAAGGCAATCGAGGACAAGCGGAAGATCGCCGAATCGGGCCGCACCGAGATCATCGAGCTCAGCGACGCCGAACGCGCCCAATGGGTCGAGGCGATGAAGCCGGTGTGGCAGCAGTTTGAGGGGCAGATCGGCCGCGAGCGGATCGAGGCGGCGTACTCGGCGAATCGGCCCTAG
- the dapB gene encoding 4-hydroxy-tetrahydrodipicolinate reductase produces MSPIRIAVAGVAGRMGRTLVQAVDAADGLVLGAATERAGSSLVGADAGELAGVGHAGVAVQADLAAVVDDFDVLIDFTVPAATMAHLAVCRGAGKRMVIGTTGLDEGQKEAISAAGVDIPLVFAPNMSIGVNLCLKLLDIAARVLGDEVDVEIIEAHHRHKVDAPSGTALRMGEVIADALGRRLDEVAVYGREGHTGPRERAAIGFATVRAGDVVGEHSVWFAGDGERIEIAHKASSRLTFANGAVRAARWLAGRPPGRYDMQDVLGLKDLASV; encoded by the coding sequence ATGTCGCCAATCCGAATTGCCGTGGCCGGTGTCGCCGGCCGCATGGGCCGGACCCTGGTGCAGGCCGTCGACGCCGCCGATGGCCTGGTGCTGGGCGCAGCCACCGAGCGGGCCGGCAGCTCGCTGGTCGGGGCCGATGCCGGCGAACTGGCCGGGGTCGGCCATGCCGGCGTCGCGGTCCAGGCCGATCTTGCTGCCGTCGTCGATGACTTCGATGTCCTGATCGACTTCACGGTCCCGGCCGCGACCATGGCGCACCTGGCCGTCTGCCGCGGCGCCGGCAAGCGGATGGTCATCGGGACGACCGGCCTCGACGAGGGGCAGAAGGAGGCGATCTCGGCTGCTGGGGTGGATATCCCGCTCGTCTTCGCCCCGAATATGAGCATTGGCGTCAACCTGTGTCTCAAGCTGCTCGATATCGCCGCCCGGGTCCTCGGTGACGAGGTCGACGTCGAGATCATCGAGGCCCATCACCGTCACAAGGTCGACGCCCCCTCCGGCACCGCCCTGCGCATGGGCGAGGTCATCGCCGACGCCTTGGGGCGGCGCCTGGACGAGGTCGCCGTCTACGGCCGCGAGGGCCACACCGGGCCGCGCGAGCGCGCGGCGATCGGCTTCGCCACCGTGCGTGCCGGCGACGTCGTCGGCGAGCATAGCGTCTGGTTCGCCGGCGATGGCGAGCGGATCGAGATCGCCCACAAGGCCTCCAGTCGCCTGACCTTCGCCAACGGCGCCGTACGTGCCGCCCGCTGGCTCGCCGGGCGGCCGCCCGGCCGCTACGACATGCAGGACGTCCTCGGGCTCAAAGATCTCGCCTCGGTCTGA
- the dnaJ gene encoding molecular chaperone DnaJ, translated as MSKRDYYEVLGVQRNASEADIKKAYRRLAMKYHPDRNPNDKDSEQRFKEINEANEVLSDPKKRSAYDQFGHAGVGGAGGFGGPGDFGGAGSFSDIFGDVFGDIFGARGGGRRSNRGADLRYDLALTLEEAVAGKDVKIRIPTLVDCQFCGGSGAKPGTKPKTCPTCSGSGQVRMQQGFFSIQQTCPQCRGTGQIVVEPCTHCHGAGRVEERKTLSVKVPAGVDTGDRIRLAGEGERGEQGGPAGDLYVQIAVKDHPIFTRDGNDLYCEVPIGFATAALGGELEVPTLHGKVMLKIPHGTQTGKLFRVRGKGVKSVRSSGVGDLLCRVVVETPVNLTDRQKELLQEFDETMLAGGERHSPNSSSWLDGVKTFFEKMGF; from the coding sequence ATGTCCAAACGCGACTATTACGAGGTCCTCGGGGTCCAACGCAACGCCAGCGAGGCCGACATCAAGAAGGCCTACCGCCGCCTGGCGATGAAGTACCATCCGGACCGCAATCCGAACGACAAGGATTCGGAGCAGCGGTTCAAGGAGATCAACGAGGCGAACGAAGTCCTGAGCGATCCCAAGAAGCGTTCGGCGTACGATCAGTTCGGCCATGCCGGCGTCGGCGGGGCCGGGGGCTTTGGTGGTCCGGGTGACTTCGGCGGTGCCGGCTCCTTCTCCGACATCTTCGGCGACGTCTTCGGCGACATCTTCGGCGCGCGAGGCGGCGGGCGGCGCAGCAACCGCGGCGCCGACCTGCGCTACGATCTGGCGCTGACCCTCGAAGAGGCGGTCGCCGGCAAGGACGTCAAGATCCGCATCCCGACGCTGGTGGACTGCCAGTTCTGCGGCGGCAGCGGCGCCAAGCCGGGCACCAAGCCCAAGACCTGCCCGACATGCAGCGGCAGCGGTCAGGTGAGAATGCAGCAGGGCTTCTTCTCGATCCAGCAGACCTGTCCTCAGTGCCGCGGGACCGGCCAGATCGTCGTCGAACCCTGCACCCATTGCCATGGCGCCGGTCGGGTCGAGGAGCGCAAGACGCTCTCGGTCAAGGTGCCGGCCGGCGTCGATACCGGTGATCGCATCCGCCTCGCCGGCGAGGGCGAGCGCGGCGAGCAGGGTGGTCCGGCCGGCGACCTCTATGTCCAGATCGCCGTCAAGGACCATCCGATCTTCACCCGCGACGGCAACGACCTCTACTGCGAGGTGCCGATCGGGTTCGCCACCGCCGCCCTCGGCGGCGAGCTGGAGGTGCCGACCCTGCACGGCAAGGTCATGCTCAAGATCCCGCACGGCACGCAGACCGGCAAGCTGTTCCGTGTCCGCGGCAAGGGCGTCAAGTCGGTCCGCAGCAGCGGCGTCGGCGACCTGCTCTGCCGCGTCGTCGTCGAGACGCCGGTGAACCTGACGGATCGCCAGAAGGAGCTGCTCCAGGAATTCGACGAGACCATGCTGGCCGGCGGCGAGCGTCACAGCCCCAACTCGTCTTCCTGGCTCGACGGGGTCAAGACCTTCTTCGAAAAGATGGGGTTCTAA
- the dnaK gene encoding molecular chaperone DnaK, producing the protein MSKIIGIDLGTTNSCVAVMEGDNVKVIENAEGDRTTPSVVAFSGDGEVLVGQSAKRQAVTNPTNTLFAIKRLIGRRHEDSIVKKDADMVPYKIARADNGDAWVEVNGEKMAPPQISAKVLQKMKKTAEDYLGTTVSEAVITVPAYFNDSQRQATKDAGRIAGLEVKRIINEPTAAALAYGMDKRRGDQKIAVYDLGGGTFDISIIEIAEIEGEHQFEVLSTNGDTFLGGEDFDKRIIDFLVNEFKKDQGIDLRNDPLALQRLKEAAEKAKIELSSSQQTDINLPYITADQNGPKHLNVKLTRAKLEGLVEDLVERTIDPCRVALKDAGVTASEIDEVILVGGQTRMPKVQAKVEEFFGKTPRKDVNPDEAVAIGAAIQGGVLGGEVKDVLLLDVTPLSLGIETLGGVMTKLIDKNTTIPTSAQQVFSTAEDNQHAVTVHVLQGERERAVDNKSLGRFDLQDIPPAPRGVPQIEVKFDIDANGILNVSAKDKATGKQQSIVIKASSGLSDDEIDRMVKDAETHADEDRRFHELVTARNQADTMIHATRKSMEQLGDKMDSGEKDSIEAAIKELEEAMKGDDKERIESCTKTLSDASAKMAERLYAQSGGQPGEGPGAAGEGAPGADAGQSSGAGKDDVVDAEFEEVKDDKK; encoded by the coding sequence ATGTCGAAAATCATCGGTATCGATCTGGGAACGACGAACTCCTGCGTCGCCGTCATGGAGGGCGACAACGTCAAGGTCATCGAGAATGCCGAGGGCGATCGTACGACCCCGTCGGTCGTCGCCTTCAGCGGCGACGGCGAGGTCCTGGTCGGCCAGTCGGCGAAGCGCCAGGCCGTCACCAACCCGACCAACACCCTGTTCGCGATCAAGCGCCTGATCGGCCGTCGCCACGAGGACTCGATCGTCAAGAAGGACGCCGACATGGTGCCCTACAAGATCGCGCGGGCCGACAACGGCGACGCCTGGGTCGAGGTCAACGGTGAGAAGATGGCCCCGCCGCAGATCTCGGCGAAGGTCCTGCAGAAGATGAAGAAGACCGCCGAAGACTATCTCGGGACCACGGTCAGCGAGGCGGTCATCACGGTGCCGGCCTACTTCAACGACTCGCAGCGCCAGGCGACCAAGGATGCCGGGCGCATCGCCGGGCTCGAGGTCAAGCGCATCATCAACGAGCCGACGGCCGCGGCCCTGGCCTACGGTATGGACAAGCGGCGCGGCGACCAGAAGATCGCCGTCTACGACCTGGGCGGCGGCACCTTCGACATCTCGATCATCGAGATCGCCGAGATCGAGGGCGAGCACCAGTTCGAGGTGCTCTCGACCAACGGCGACACCTTCCTCGGCGGCGAAGACTTCGACAAGCGGATCATCGATTTCCTGGTCAACGAGTTCAAGAAGGACCAAGGCATCGACCTGCGTAACGACCCGCTGGCCCTTCAACGCCTCAAGGAGGCGGCCGAGAAGGCCAAGATCGAGCTCTCTTCGAGCCAGCAGACCGACATCAATCTGCCCTACATCACCGCCGATCAGAACGGGCCGAAGCACCTCAACGTCAAGCTGACGCGGGCCAAGCTCGAGGGCTTGGTCGAGGACCTGGTCGAGCGGACCATCGATCCCTGCCGCGTCGCGTTGAAGGACGCCGGGGTCACCGCCTCGGAGATCGACGAGGTCATCCTCGTCGGCGGCCAGACCCGCATGCCCAAGGTCCAGGCCAAGGTCGAGGAGTTCTTCGGCAAGACACCACGCAAGGACGTGAACCCGGATGAGGCGGTGGCCATCGGCGCGGCCATCCAGGGCGGCGTTCTGGGCGGCGAGGTCAAGGACGTGCTGTTGCTCGATGTCACGCCGCTGTCGCTCGGCATCGAGACCCTCGGCGGTGTCATGACCAAGCTCATCGACAAGAACACGACCATCCCGACCTCGGCCCAGCAGGTCTTCTCGACCGCCGAGGACAACCAGCACGCGGTGACCGTGCACGTCCTCCAGGGCGAGCGCGAACGTGCCGTCGACAACAAGTCGCTCGGGCGCTTCGACCTGCAGGACATTCCGCCGGCCCCGCGCGGCGTGCCGCAGATCGAGGTCAAGTTCGACATCGATGCCAATGGTATCCTGAACGTCTCGGCCAAGGACAAGGCGACCGGCAAGCAGCAGTCGATCGTCATCAAGGCCTCCTCGGGTCTCTCCGACGACGAGATCGACCGCATGGTCAAGGACGCCGAGACCCACGCCGACGAGGACCGCCGTTTCCACGAGCTGGTCACGGCCCGCAACCAGGCCGACACCATGATCCATGCGACGCGCAAGTCGATGGAGCAGCTCGGCGACAAGATGGACAGCGGCGAGAAGGACTCGATCGAGGCAGCGATCAAGGAACTCGAAGAGGCGATGAAGGGCGATGACAAGGAGCGCATCGAGTCTTGCACCAAGACCCTGAGCGACGCCTCGGCCAAGATGGCCGAGCGCCTCTATGCGCAGTCCGGGGGGCAGCCCGGCGAGGGCCCGGGGGCGGCGGGCGAGGGCGCCCCGGGCGCGGACGCGGGCCAGTCGAGCGGTGCGGGCAAGGACGACGTGGTCGACGCCGAGTTCGAAGAGGTCAAGGACGACAAGAAGTAA
- the grpE gene encoding nucleotide exchange factor GrpE, translated as MTKEQDNEAQSPTAEQKPAEVDSQNGVRAAAPEQGDPPAPDQGGARAASAGEDPEALTALLEDARAKADDNWNLLLRARAEIENLRRRQAGELEKAHKFALDGFVRELLQVRDSLELGQAAAHAEAADLEKLREGMDLTLKLLGDVMAKFGVEPVDPEGAPFDPEFHQAMSIQPRDDVPPGTVVTVIQKGYLLNGRLVRPALVVVSQQPS; from the coding sequence ATGACAAAGGAGCAAGATAACGAGGCACAGAGCCCAACGGCCGAGCAGAAGCCGGCCGAGGTCGACAGCCAGAACGGGGTGCGCGCCGCCGCACCGGAGCAGGGCGATCCGCCGGCACCGGATCAAGGGGGTGCACGTGCCGCGTCGGCAGGCGAGGATCCCGAGGCGCTGACCGCGCTACTCGAGGATGCCCGCGCCAAGGCCGATGACAACTGGAATCTACTCCTGCGCGCCCGCGCCGAGATCGAGAACTTGCGCCGCCGCCAAGCCGGTGAGCTGGAGAAGGCGCACAAGTTCGCCCTCGATGGCTTCGTGCGCGAGCTGCTCCAGGTTCGCGACAGCCTGGAGCTCGGCCAGGCCGCCGCCCATGCCGAGGCGGCGGACCTTGAGAAGCTGCGCGAAGGGATGGATTTGACACTCAAGCTGCTCGGCGACGTGATGGCCAAGTTCGGGGTCGAGCCGGTCGATCCCGAGGGTGCGCCCTTCGACCCGGAATTCCACCAGGCCATGTCGATTCAGCCCCGCGACGACGTACCGCCGGGCACCGTCGTCACCGTGATCCAGAAGGGCTATCTGCTCAACGGGCGCTTGGTGCGTCCGGCCCTGGTGGTGGTCTCGCAGCAGCCGAGCTGA
- the hrcA gene encoding heat-inducible transcriptional repressor HrcA has translation MWGRRSVAPPASRPRDDHHNEGQYPGPNFQLPRGLERAALATKNNNGGAQVSERAQRFLKVLVERYIRDGQPVGSRTLAKDTGLDLSPATVRNVMADLEDLGLISSPHTSAGRIPTVAGYRFFVDSLLTVRPPTDNDMAEMRCRFGQPADLPALIENTSRLLSGLTHMAGVVMVPRHERTAFRQIELLPLSGNRVLAILITSEGEVHNRIVFTERHFSPGELERSSNFLNDMFTGQDLREVRKRLVEDLRRTHEHMDKLMMRAVQLAHEVVESAEHRDDCHIAGQTNLMEFGELSSLERLKQLFDAFSQKREILHLLDRCIVADGVQIFIGEESGYGLLNDCSLVSATYRVDEHFVGVLGVIGPTRMDYPRVIPLVDVTARLLSDALRQQ, from the coding sequence ATGTGGGGCCGGCGGTCCGTTGCGCCTCCCGCGTCTCGCCCGCGCGACGACCATCATAACGAGGGACAGTACCCGGGGCCGAATTTCCAGTTGCCCCGTGGTCTCGAAAGAGCAGCTTTGGCTACGAAGAACAACAATGGCGGTGCACAGGTCAGCGAGCGCGCCCAACGCTTTCTCAAGGTGTTGGTCGAGCGCTACATCCGCGACGGTCAGCCGGTCGGTTCGCGCACGTTGGCGAAGGACACCGGCCTAGACCTGAGTCCGGCGACGGTGCGCAACGTCATGGCGGATCTCGAGGACTTGGGCCTGATCTCGTCTCCGCATACCTCGGCGGGCCGCATCCCGACCGTGGCCGGCTACCGTTTCTTCGTCGACAGCCTGTTGACCGTCAGGCCGCCGACGGACAACGACATGGCCGAGATGCGCTGTCGGTTCGGCCAGCCGGCGGATCTTCCGGCCCTCATCGAGAATACCTCGCGGCTGCTCTCCGGCCTGACTCATATGGCCGGCGTGGTCATGGTGCCACGCCACGAGCGCACCGCCTTTCGTCAGATCGAGCTGCTGCCGCTCTCCGGGAATCGGGTGCTGGCCATCCTGATAACGAGCGAAGGCGAGGTCCACAACCGCATCGTCTTCACCGAGCGGCACTTCTCGCCAGGAGAGCTGGAGCGGTCGAGCAATTTTCTCAACGACATGTTCACCGGCCAGGACCTGCGTGAGGTGCGCAAACGGCTCGTCGAGGACCTGCGTCGCACCCACGAGCATATGGACAAGCTCATGATGCGCGCCGTGCAACTCGCCCACGAGGTGGTCGAGTCGGCCGAGCACCGCGACGATTGTCATATCGCCGGGCAGACCAACCTGATGGAGTTCGGCGAGCTTTCCAGCTTGGAACGGCTCAAGCAACTGTTCGATGCCTTCTCGCAGAAGCGCGAGATCCTGCATCTGCTCGATCGCTGCATCGTGGCCGACGGGGTCCAGATCTTCATTGGCGAGGAGTCGGGCTACGGATTGCTCAACGATTGCAGCCTGGTCTCGGCGACCTATCGCGTCGACGAGCATTTCGTCGGCGTGCTCGGCGTGATCGGGCCGACGCGCATGGACTATCCGCGGGTCATCCCGCTGGTCGACGTTACGGCCCGGTTGTTGTCGGATGCCTTGCGTCAGCAATAG